GCGGGTCGGCCGCAGCTTGACCGCGAGGACCGGCGCGGCGGTGCGCAGCGCGACACATCCCTTGCCGCGAAACTGGACGACCGCGATCTTGGCGTCGGAGCCGGGAACGTAGCCGTTTTCCCAGCGCAGCCGGTCCTCGAACGCATAGACGAGATCCTCGCGGACGTACAGCGCGTCGTCGTCGAGCGCGACGGCCGAAAACCGCGCCCCGAGCGGCGACGCGACCAGGTGGCCGTCGCCGGTGACGATGAACATCGGCCGTTCGCCGCCGAACGGCTCGTCGGTGACGGCGCCGCGCACCTTGCGCGTCGCCGGCTCGTACGCCAGCTCGCCGCCGGACACGATCACGCCCTCGGTGCGCGACAGGATGCGCCCGCGCACGCGGACGACGAGCACGCCGCCGGAGCTGATCTCGAACGGATATTCGCTGTCCTCGGGGCGGATCAGCTGCTGCGTGGCGAAGCGCGACAGCGGCAGCGGCGGCTCGTGACCGATGGACGCGGGCCGCGCCATCTGCTCCGCGTCGCGCGCCGGCGCCGCGGCCTCGAGCGCCTGGGTGATGGCTCCCGTACGGCTCTGGGCGGCGCGGACCGCACCGTCGGTGGCGCGCGCCGGCTCCTCGTCGAACTCGCGCGCCGCCGTTCCCGCGTCGGTCGCCGCCCGGTCGCCGGCGCGGGGCGCGTCGCGGCCTGGCACCGCGTCCGCTGCCGGCGGTGCCGCGACCTCCGCATCGGACACCCGCGCGGCGCGGCGGCGGCCGGGCTCGGTCCCCGCGGGCGCGGCCGTGCCCGCGAGCCGTGCATCGACCTCGGCGATCTGCGCGGCGGTCAGGTGCGGCCGCATCTCGTCGGCCAGCTCTCTCTGGCCGACCCGGCGAAACGCCTCGTACGCGGCGAGATAGTTGCCGCTGCGCGCGTAGGCCAACCCGAGGTAGCTCACCGCCTTGTCCATGCTCGGATCCAGCTCGCGCGTCCGCTCGAGTTCCGCGATCGCCCGGTCCGCCTGCCCGAGCTTCAGGTACACGAGCCCGAGGTTGAGCCGGTACGACGCGTCGGACGGGTCCGCGGCGACGAGCTGGCGGTAGGCGTCCAGCGCCGCGTCGTAGGCCTGCAAGCGAAAGCATACGAGCCCGAGCAACCCGAGTGCCTTCGTGTCGCCCGGGCGCGCGGCGAGCGCCGCCTCGAGTTCCCCGCGCGCGTCGGCGAGCCGGTCGCGGCGAAGCAGCGCGCCGGCCGCCGTCAAGTGCCGTTCGAAC
Above is a genomic segment from Deltaproteobacteria bacterium containing:
- a CDS encoding tetratricopeptide repeat protein — translated: MSDSPAVRTADDKFERHLTAAGALLRRDRLADARGELEAALAARPGDTKALGLLGLVCFRLQAYDAALDAYRQLVAADPSDASYRLNLGLVYLKLGQADRAIAELERTRELDPSMDKAVSYLGLAYARSGNYLAAYEAFRRVGQRELADEMRPHLTAAQIAEVDARLAGTAAPAGTEPGRRRAARVSDAEVAAPPAADAVPGRDAPRAGDRAATDAGTAAREFDEEPARATDGAVRAAQSRTGAITQALEAAAPARDAEQMARPASIGHEPPLPLSRFATQQLIRPEDSEYPFEISSGGVLVVRVRGRILSRTEGVIVSGGELAYEPATRKVRGAVTDEPFGGERPMFIVTGDGHLVASPLGARFSAVALDDDALYVREDLVYAFEDRLRWENGYVPGSDAKIAVVQFRGKGCVALRTAAPVLAVKLRPTRVLYVDVDALAGWVGRVVPRVVAPAAGGEESALFVECSGEGIVLLDDALGRGGPTAP